In a genomic window of Oncorhynchus keta strain PuntledgeMale-10-30-2019 chromosome 26, Oket_V2, whole genome shotgun sequence:
- the LOC118358635 gene encoding fetuin-B-like codes for LTIDVLETKCQVISRKPWKKCEVKDVADIPVRMPATVIVDTCPDCPTVECLDDPIIAETANLSLQTYNRKSCLTNYYTLLNLTGANMQWVECPSYFVEFTIQETVSAKDNPDVDLTQCKMMDCEFSMEYYTTATHCISHSEIAQGLGTGSHTTLDDGMFEIKLPIEFKCEIFEPEVGNFHNSAITAIP; via the exons TTAACCATAGATGTGCTGGAGACAAAATGTCAAGTGATCAGCAGGAAGCCATGGAAGAAATGTGAAGTGAAGGATGTAGCTGACATACCAGTAAGAA TGCCTGCCACGGTCATCGTCGACACATGTCCAGACTGTCCAACAGTAGAGTGCCTGGATGACCCCATCATAGCGGAGACGGCCAATCTGTCCCTCCAGACATACAACAGAAAGAGTTGCCTTACCAACTACTACACTCTCCTCAACCTAACAGGAGCTAACATGCAG TGGGTTGAGTGTCCGTCCTACTTTGTGGAGTTCACCATTCAAGAGACGGTCTCTGCTAAGGACAATCCTGACGTTGATCTGACCCAATGTAAAATGATGGACTGTGAATTTTCAATGGAGTACTACACTACAGCTACACACTGTATATCACATTCTGAAATAG CACAAGGGCTTGGCACAGGCTCTCACACCACTCTGGATGATGGCATGTTTGAGATCAAACTTCCCATCGAGTTCAAGTGTGAAATCTTTGAACCAGAGGTTGGGAATTTCCATAACAGTGCCATCACTGCCATACCATGA